The following coding sequences are from one Manis pentadactyla isolate mManPen7 chromosome 13, mManPen7.hap1, whole genome shotgun sequence window:
- the LOC118934598 gene encoding olfactory receptor 8B3-like: MAAGNGSLIAEFILLGLTDKPHLQLPLFCLFLVMYMVTELGNLGLMILIGQNSHLHTPMYFFLFNLSFTDFCYSSVFTPKMLMNFLEKNIISYVGCMTQFYFFCFFALSECYVLTSMAYDRYVAICNPLLYNVAMSPKVCSSLMLGSYLMAFSGSMAHTGCMLRLTFCNVNVINHYFCDLIPVFQLSCTSTYINELVVFIVGGINIIVPCLTIFISYGFILSSIFHIRSTEGRSKAFSTCSSHIIAVSLFFGSCAFMYLQPSSAGSLDVGKFSSVIYTNVVPMINPLIYSLRNRDVKVALRKTLSRIKF; encoded by the coding sequence ATGGCTGCTGGAAATGGCTCTCTCATTGCTGAATTTATTCTGTTGGGATTAACAGACAAACCACATCTCCAGCTGCCCCTTTTCTGCCTGTTTCTAGTAATGTATATGGTCACTGAGTTGGGAAATTTGGGCTTGATGATTCTAATTGGGCAGAATTCACACctgcacacccccatgtactttttcctctttAACTTGTCTTTCACAGACTTCTGCTATTCTTCAGTATTTACCCCAAAAATGTTGATGAAtttcttagagaaaaatattatttcctaCGTGGGGTGTATgacccaattttattttttctgtttttttgctcTTTCTGAGTGCTATGTGCTGACAtcaatggcctatgaccgctatgtggccatctgcaacccaCTTTTGTATAATGTTGCCATGTCCCCTAAAGTGTGTTCCAGCCTTATGCTTGGTTCATACTTGATGGCCTTTTCTGGTTCCATGGCCCACACTGGATGCATGCTGAGACTGACCTTCTGTAATGTCAACGTCATCAACCATTATTTTTGTGACCTCATTCCTGTCTTCCAGCTGTCCTGCACGAGCACCTACATCAATGAGCTGGTGGTGTTCATTGTGGGGGGCATCAACATCATTGTGCCCTGTCTCACCATCTTTATCTCCTATGGTTTCATTCTCTCTAGCATCTTCCACATTCGCTCCactgagggcaggtccaaagccttcAGCACCTGCAGCTCCCACATCATTGCTGTTTCTTTGTTCTTCGGATCATGTGCGTTTATGTATCTCCAACCTTCTTCTGCTGGTTCTTTGGATGTGGGAAAATTCTCTTCTGTCATATATACCAATGTGGTTCCCATGATAAACCCCTTAATCTACAGCTTGAGGAACAGAGATGTTAAAGTTGCTCTGAGAAAAACCCTGAGTAGGATAAAGTTTTGA